The genomic segment GAGGAAGCCCGACACGAACAGGAAGACGTCCACGCCACCCGAGATGCGGTCCAACCACACGTGGTAAACGACCACCAACGCGGCAGCGAGAGCGCGAAGTCCCTGCAGTTCGGGGCGGAACTTACGTGCTCGTCGCGGCGCCGGAGTGGACGCGTTCTCCTCCCGCAAAGGTTCCCGCAACGTGGTCATCGCCGGAAGGTCCTCCCAGATACCTACTCGGGCCGCCTTGCGCAACCCGGATGCAGCGATGGCACGGTATCCCTTCCACCGGGGCCCCTGACGCGCGGGTAGGTACCGTTCGCTCGCCACTCGTCACGCAAGGTGCAATTCGCCCACGCGCAGGGGGCCGGACGGGTCCTGCTAGCGTGAAAACAGCAGGTGGCGGGCGTGCACCGCAGTCGATCCCGCAGGGAGAAGGACGTGGCCGAACAGACTCCGAAGCCCCCGGCCGTGACCGCGGTCGACGTCGACGCGGCAGCCGAACGGCTCGCGGACGTCATCCCTCCGACACCGCTGCACCGCAACGAACGCCTGTCGCGCCGCCACGGTCTCGACGTCCGGCTGAAGCGGGAGGACCTCAACTCCGTCCGCTCCTACAAGGTGCGCGGCGCCTACAACCTCATGAGCCGGCTGACCGAGACCCAACGCTCGCGCGGCGTGGTGTGTGCCAGTGCGGGCAACCACGCCCAGGGTGTCGCGTACGCTGCGGCGGCGCTGGGCGTCGAGGCTCGCGTGTACCTGC from the Saccharomonospora azurea NA-128 genome contains:
- a CDS encoding acyltransferase family protein, whose product is MTTLREPLREENASTPAPRRARKFRPELQGLRALAAALVVVYHVWLDRISGGVDVFLFVSGFLITGQLFRASVR